One genomic region from Osmerus mordax isolate fOsmMor3 chromosome 4, fOsmMor3.pri, whole genome shotgun sequence encodes:
- the pgpep1l gene encoding pyroglutamyl-peptidase 1 yields MDTDEAVVVVTGFGPFRQYLDNPSWKAAQGLKLVGLGEGVKVVIRELPVAYNRAHQVIVDLWKTLNPKFAIHLGIATGCRGILLEQTGKNHGYSDRDVCGSCPVNQNCIDGGPAKLDSIVDMRALSKQLKKAGKDITYSRDAGRYLCDYVYYCSLFHGRGRAVFIHVPASGSLSSPDRLVPLLQIIIQTLLLQKVDRCSPSYSFLSTSSSPSSAITFSSSSSSFSSQINENTGTVLQ; encoded by the exons ATGGATACAGACGAAGCTGTGGTCGTTGTAACAG GGTTCGGACCTTTCAGACAGTACTTAGACAATCCAAGTTGGAAAGCTGCACAG GGCTTAAAGCTGGTTGGattgggagagggtgtaaaggTCGTCATCAGAGAGTTACCAGTGGCCTACAACAGAGCACATCAGGTCATAGTTGACTTATGGAAAACCCTAAATCCAAAG TTTGCCATACATCTTGGGATTGCCACTGGATGTAGAGGCATTTTACTGGAGCAGACTGGGAAGAACCATGGTTACAGTGATAGAGATGTGTGTGGCTCCTGTCCTGTGAATCAGAATTGCATTGATGGAGGACCAGCTAAACTGGACTCCATTGTTGACATGAGGGCCCTCTCAAAACAACTGAAAAAAGCAGGGAAGGATATAACTTACTCAAGAGATGCTGGGAG gtacctGTGTGATTACGTGTACTACTGCTCTTTGTTCCATGGTCGGGGAAGGGCAGTCTTCATCCATGTGCCTGCCTCTGGCAGCCTGAGCTCTCCTGACAGACTGGTGCCTCTGCTGCAGATCATTATCCAGACCCTGCTGCTCCAAAAGGTGGACAGATGCTCTCCTTCATACTCATTTCTCTCaacctcctccagcccttctTCCGCCATTACTTTCTCATccagctcctcttccttctcctctcagatCAATGAAAACACTGGTACTGTGCTGCAGTAA